A genomic region of Oryza glaberrima chromosome 1, OglaRS2, whole genome shotgun sequence contains the following coding sequences:
- the LOC127778801 gene encoding uncharacterized protein LOC127778801 encodes MATSLFLALQCVQCSTMQVKPQKKSSNKWVCVVCNQRQSVMRVHARGHRAADLRRFVQEANLSRGRAAHVPVPEEDWVPAVPGEQRDEFPKERKRRMDWSDYLEDPGEYDGGGHHEEARDEGVGIQVTTELPEKRPKVTSLKRAPKAQLGLGGKRPRTPVTSTLPKRQLIEEGSLPCSAAPTAEAQRSKWSNYLDTSFSEGGSGFEDSERHCSELECSITDVVVDDEVHPDFV; translated from the exons atggcgacgaGTCTCTTCCTCGCGCTGCAGTGCGTCCAGTGCTCCACTATGCAG GTGAAGCCGCAGAAGAAGAGCAGCAACAAGTGGGTGTGCGTGGTGTGCAACCAGCGCCAGTCCGTGATGCGCGTCCACGCCCGCGggcaccgcgccgccgacctccgccgcTTCGTCCAGGAAGCCAACCTctcgcgcggccgcgccgcgcatGTGCCCGTGCCCGAGGAAGACTGGGTCCCTGCGGTGCCGGGGGAGCAGCGGGATGAGTTCccgaaggagaggaagaggcggaTGGACTGGTCCGACTATCTGGAAGATCCGGGGGAGTacgatggcggcggccaccaTGAGGAAGCTCGAGATGAAG GTGTAGGGATTCAAGTAACAACTGAATTACCTGAAAAGAGGCCTAAAGTCACTTCCTTGAAGAGGGCCCCCAAAGCCCAATTGGGATTAGGTGGAAAGAGGCCCAGGACACCAGTCACTTCCACTTTACCCAAGAGGCAACTGATCGAAGAAGGTTCACTCCCATGTTCTGCAGCTCCTACTGCTGAAG CACAAAGATCAAAATGGAGCAATTATTTGGATACAAGTTTCTCTGAAGGGGGAAGTGGGTTTGAAGACTCTGAGCGACATTGCAGTGAGCTGGAATGCTCCATTACTGATGTTGTGGTGGATGATGAGGTACACCCTGATTTTGTGTGA